One genomic region from Ornithinimicrobium flavum encodes:
- a CDS encoding serine hydrolase domain-containing protein, with product MSDARWRTVRNQVAGLEADEGFSGVVRVTKGEQVLLESCHGLADRAQGTPVHVGTRFGTASLSKAFTAVGVLDAVGRGEVALQDRVVDVLPEASRPSTLRPDVTVEHLITHTAGLADYAEEDEDLPGFVEDYATIWTELPSYRVRDDLDILPLFADLPPVCPPGTAFHYSNAGYVLLGILLAHVSGLPFAEAMTRRVLEPAGMTRSGYLALDEAHPDVATGHRRPLTPGAPWRTNIFSIPAVGGGDGGAFVTVGDVERFLRGVHRGGVWRGVRPTDVLTPRVRVDEDTSAGCGVLVRDDGVFGKAGGDPGVCAIARCRPATDTTLVLLGNVGWEDVEGLGDLVDALDAAAFPAT from the coding sequence ATGAGCGATGCGCGGTGGCGGACGGTGCGGAACCAGGTGGCGGGTCTCGAGGCCGACGAGGGGTTCTCGGGGGTCGTCCGCGTCACGAAGGGTGAGCAGGTGCTGCTGGAGTCCTGCCACGGGTTGGCCGACCGGGCCCAGGGCACCCCCGTGCACGTGGGCACCCGCTTCGGCACGGCGTCGCTCAGCAAGGCGTTCACCGCCGTGGGGGTCCTCGACGCGGTCGGTCGGGGCGAGGTCGCCCTGCAGGACCGGGTCGTCGATGTCCTCCCGGAGGCCTCGAGACCCTCCACGCTCAGGCCCGACGTCACCGTCGAGCACCTCATCACGCACACCGCCGGCCTGGCCGACTACGCGGAGGAGGACGAGGACCTCCCCGGCTTCGTCGAGGACTACGCGACGATCTGGACCGAGCTGCCGAGCTACCGCGTGCGCGACGACCTCGACATCCTGCCGCTCTTCGCCGACCTGCCGCCCGTCTGCCCGCCGGGCACGGCCTTCCACTACAGCAACGCCGGCTACGTCCTGCTCGGCATCCTGCTCGCCCACGTGTCCGGCCTGCCCTTCGCGGAGGCCATGACCAGGCGCGTACTCGAGCCGGCCGGGATGACCCGCAGCGGCTACCTCGCGCTGGACGAGGCCCACCCCGACGTGGCGACGGGACACCGGCGGCCCCTGACCCCGGGTGCACCGTGGCGCACCAACATCTTCTCGATCCCGGCGGTCGGCGGCGGGGACGGCGGCGCCTTCGTCACCGTCGGCGACGTCGAGCGCTTCCTGCGGGGCGTGCACCGCGGTGGGGTATGGCGTGGCGTGCGGCCGACCGACGTCCTCACCCCCCGGGTGCGGGTGGACGAGGACACCTCGGCGGGCTGCGGCGTGCTCGTCCGGGACGACGGGGTCTTCGGCAAGGCCGGGGGCGACCCGGGGGTCTGCGCGATCGCGCGCTGCCGGCCCGCGACCGACACCACTCTGGTGCTCCTGGGCAACGTGGGATGGGAGGACGTGGAGGGGTTGGGCGACCTCGTGGACGCCCTGGACGCGGCGGCCTTCCCGGCCACCTGA
- a CDS encoding VOC family protein, with protein sequence MTAPATRPDRLAADTAMGPVTLDVADLEGMTAFYRDVITLQVIAEEGPVVTLGRGSTPIVLLRHSPQLRHAAPGSAGLFHTAILFPTQAELAAVLASVAQKAPRQFTGSADHLVSQAFYLDDPEGNGIELYWDRDRTQWSWVHGRVEMATLYLDPQDFLREHLDPGMLETAGEGDAVVGHVHLSVGDTRTAREFYVDRLGFDTTAELGNQALFVSAGGYHHHMAMNVWNSRGAGRRFPTLGLGQVEIELPTGDDVGELTERMRHFGVRSADDGRTVTFQDPWANTIKVLVAGS encoded by the coding sequence ATGACTGCACCCGCGACCCGCCCCGACCGCCTCGCCGCCGACACGGCCATGGGCCCGGTGACCCTGGACGTGGCCGACCTGGAGGGGATGACCGCGTTCTACCGCGACGTCATCACCCTGCAGGTGATCGCCGAGGAGGGGCCGGTGGTCACGCTCGGGCGCGGCTCGACGCCCATCGTGCTGCTGCGCCACAGCCCGCAGCTGCGGCATGCGGCACCGGGCTCGGCCGGTCTGTTCCACACCGCGATCCTGTTCCCGACGCAGGCCGAGCTCGCCGCCGTGCTGGCCTCGGTCGCCCAGAAGGCCCCCCGGCAGTTCACCGGCAGCGCCGACCACCTCGTCAGCCAGGCGTTCTACCTGGACGACCCGGAGGGCAACGGCATCGAGCTGTACTGGGACCGCGACCGGACCCAGTGGAGCTGGGTCCACGGCCGGGTCGAGATGGCCACTCTCTACCTGGACCCGCAGGACTTCCTGCGCGAGCACCTGGACCCGGGGATGCTGGAGACCGCCGGTGAGGGCGACGCTGTCGTGGGTCACGTCCACCTGTCGGTGGGCGACACCCGCACCGCCCGGGAGTTCTACGTCGACCGGCTCGGTTTCGACACGACCGCCGAGCTGGGCAACCAGGCCCTGTTCGTGAGCGCGGGTGGCTACCACCACCACATGGCGATGAACGTCTGGAACAGCCGGGGGGCCGGTCGCCGGTTCCCGACGCTGGGTCTGGGCCAGGTCGAGATCGAGCTGCCCACCGGCGACGACGTCGGCGAGCTCACCGAGCGGATGCGTCACTTCGGCGTGCGGTCCGCCGACGACGGTCGCACCGTCACCTTCCAGGACCCGTGGGCCAACACCATCAAGGTCCTCGTCGCAGGATCCTGA
- the ppk2 gene encoding polyphosphate kinase 2, with product MGKTTKKSGNKAPRLDREVYETELMRLQQELVEMQEWIRAEGRRLVVVFEGRDAAGKGGAIKRVTEYLSPRVAQIVALPTPTERQNTQWYFQRYIEHLPAAGEIRLFDRSWYNRGGVERVMGYCTPEEHRRFLAQCPTFERMLIEDGIMLRKYWFSVSDAEQVARFRSRLADPMRRWKLSPTDLESLTRWEDYSRAKDEMFVHTDILEARWNVVESDDKRSARLNMIAHLLGSVPYRKVEPVTLEMPERPASTGYQRTDRSLLHPVPDHAAQVARQEGKPVRRLAREDMS from the coding sequence ATGGGCAAGACGACGAAGAAGTCCGGGAACAAGGCCCCCAGGCTGGACCGTGAGGTCTACGAGACCGAGCTCATGCGGCTGCAGCAGGAGCTGGTGGAGATGCAGGAGTGGATCCGGGCGGAGGGCCGGCGTCTCGTCGTCGTCTTCGAGGGCCGGGACGCGGCCGGCAAGGGCGGGGCCATCAAGCGCGTCACGGAGTACCTCTCCCCCCGGGTGGCGCAGATCGTGGCGCTGCCGACGCCCACGGAGCGGCAGAATACCCAGTGGTACTTCCAGCGCTACATCGAGCACCTACCCGCCGCCGGTGAGATCCGGCTCTTTGACCGGTCCTGGTACAACCGCGGCGGCGTGGAGCGGGTCATGGGCTACTGCACGCCCGAGGAGCACCGACGCTTCCTGGCCCAGTGCCCGACCTTCGAGCGCATGCTCATCGAGGACGGCATCATGCTGCGCAAGTACTGGTTCTCCGTCTCCGACGCGGAGCAGGTAGCCCGCTTCCGCTCCCGCCTGGCCGACCCGATGCGGCGCTGGAAGCTCTCCCCCACCGACCTGGAGAGCCTGACGCGGTGGGAGGACTACAGCCGGGCCAAGGACGAGATGTTCGTGCACACCGACATCCTGGAGGCCCGGTGGAACGTCGTGGAGTCCGACGACAAGCGCTCGGCCCGGCTCAACATGATCGCCCACCTGCTCGGCTCGGTCCCCTACCGCAAGGTGGAGCCGGTCACGCTGGAGATGCCCGAGCGCCCCGCCTCGACCGGCTACCAGCGCACCGACCGCTCCCTGCTGCACCCCGTCCCCGACCATGCCGCGCAGGTGGCCCGCCAGGAGGGCAAGCCGGTCCGCCGCCTGGCCCGCGAGGACATGAGCTGA
- a CDS encoding aconitate hydratase, translated as MSTNPNSFGAQGTLEVGDASYQIYRIGGIEGSASLPYSLKVLLENLLRTEDGVNITSEHINALAQWDENAEPHTEIQFTPARVIMQDFTGVPCIVDLATMREAMADLGGDPTKINPLAPAELVIDHSVIIDVFGRSDAFERNVEIEYERNGERYQFLRWGQTAFEDFKVVPPGTGIVHQVNIEHLARVTMTRELDGVLQAYPDTCVGTDSHTTMVNGLGVLGWGVGGIEAEAAMLGQPVSMLIPRVVGFKLSGSIPPGATATDVVLTITEMLREHGVVGKFVEFYGDGVSQVPLANRATIGNMSPEFGSTAAMFPIDEVTLDYLRLTGRSDEQVALVEAYAKEQGMWLEPSGNAEARFSEYLELDLSTVVPSIAGPKRPQDRIALSSAKKQFRADLKNYVVNGHGIEKSSVDRELADSFPASDPPSHDAHEQSEAAGRPEHSALLNGDRATNPVSVSIDGQQAEVDHGHVAIASITSCTNTSNPSVMMAAAMLAKNAVEKGLQVAPWVKTSMAPGSKVVTGYYDKAGMWPYLEELGFHLVGYGCTTCIGNSGPIIEEVSEAVNEGDLAVTSVLSGNRNFEGRINPDVKMNYLASPPLVIAYALAGTMDFDFENEPLGQGSDGTDVFLKDIWPAPEDVERTIASSINSDMFTEDYADVFAGDERWQSLPTPAGDTFEWAQESTYVRKPPYFEGMAAQPDPVADIEGARVLAKLGDSVTTDHISPAGSIKADSPAGTYLAEHGVERKDFNSYGSRRGNHEVMIRGTFANIRLRNQLLDGVEGGFTRDFTQDGAPQTTIFEASQSYAEAGVPLVVLAGKEYGSGSSRDWAAKGTRLLGVKAVIAESYERIHRSNLIGMGVLPLQYPQGENAESLGLDGTETFAITGVTELNEGRVPKTVKVTATKDGGEQVEFDAVLRIDTPGEAEYYRNDGILQYVLRSLVEA; from the coding sequence TTGAGCACGAACCCCAACAGCTTCGGTGCACAGGGCACCCTGGAGGTCGGAGACGCCAGCTACCAGATCTACCGGATCGGGGGGATCGAGGGGAGTGCGTCCCTGCCCTACTCGCTCAAGGTGCTGCTGGAGAACCTCCTGCGCACCGAGGACGGCGTCAACATCACCAGCGAGCACATCAACGCCCTGGCGCAGTGGGACGAGAACGCCGAGCCGCACACCGAGATCCAGTTCACCCCCGCGCGCGTCATCATGCAGGACTTCACCGGCGTCCCCTGCATCGTCGACCTGGCCACCATGCGGGAGGCCATGGCCGACCTCGGCGGCGACCCGACGAAGATCAACCCGCTGGCCCCTGCCGAGCTGGTCATCGACCACTCCGTCATCATCGACGTCTTCGGCCGCTCCGACGCCTTCGAGCGCAACGTGGAGATCGAGTACGAGCGCAACGGCGAGCGCTACCAGTTCCTGCGCTGGGGACAGACCGCCTTCGAGGACTTCAAGGTGGTGCCCCCGGGGACCGGCATCGTCCACCAGGTCAACATCGAGCACCTCGCCCGCGTCACCATGACCCGTGAGCTCGACGGGGTCCTGCAGGCCTACCCCGACACCTGTGTCGGCACCGACTCCCACACCACGATGGTCAACGGACTGGGGGTCCTCGGCTGGGGTGTGGGTGGCATCGAGGCCGAGGCGGCGATGCTCGGTCAGCCGGTCTCCATGCTCATCCCCCGCGTCGTCGGCTTCAAGCTCTCCGGCTCGATCCCGCCCGGTGCGACCGCGACCGACGTGGTGCTGACGATCACCGAGATGCTGCGCGAGCACGGCGTCGTCGGCAAGTTCGTGGAGTTCTACGGCGACGGTGTCTCCCAGGTGCCGCTGGCCAACCGCGCGACGATCGGCAACATGAGCCCCGAGTTCGGCTCGACCGCCGCCATGTTCCCGATCGACGAGGTCACCCTCGACTACCTGCGCCTCACCGGTCGCTCCGACGAGCAGGTCGCCCTCGTGGAGGCCTACGCGAAGGAGCAGGGGATGTGGCTGGAGCCGTCCGGCAACGCCGAGGCGCGCTTCAGCGAGTACCTCGAGCTGGACCTGTCCACGGTCGTCCCGTCCATCGCCGGCCCGAAGCGCCCGCAGGACCGCATCGCGCTGTCCTCGGCCAAGAAGCAGTTCCGTGCCGACCTGAAGAACTACGTGGTCAACGGTCACGGCATCGAGAAGAGCTCGGTCGACCGGGAGCTGGCAGACAGCTTCCCGGCCTCCGACCCGCCGTCGCACGACGCCCACGAGCAGTCCGAGGCGGCCGGCCGTCCCGAGCACTCGGCCCTGCTCAACGGCGACCGGGCCACCAATCCGGTGTCGGTGAGCATCGACGGCCAGCAGGCCGAGGTGGACCACGGGCACGTGGCCATCGCGTCCATCACCTCCTGCACCAACACCTCGAACCCCTCGGTGATGATGGCTGCCGCGATGCTGGCGAAGAACGCCGTCGAGAAGGGGCTGCAGGTCGCCCCCTGGGTCAAGACCTCGATGGCCCCCGGCTCCAAGGTGGTCACCGGTTACTACGACAAGGCCGGCATGTGGCCCTACCTCGAGGAGCTCGGTTTCCACCTGGTCGGCTACGGCTGCACCACCTGCATCGGCAACTCCGGGCCGATCATCGAGGAGGTCTCCGAGGCCGTCAACGAGGGCGACCTCGCCGTCACCTCCGTGCTGTCGGGCAACCGCAACTTCGAGGGTCGGATCAACCCGGACGTGAAGATGAACTACCTGGCCTCCCCGCCGCTGGTCATCGCCTACGCCCTGGCCGGCACCATGGACTTCGACTTCGAGAACGAGCCGCTGGGCCAGGGCTCGGACGGCACCGACGTCTTCCTCAAGGACATCTGGCCCGCGCCGGAGGACGTCGAGCGTACGATCGCCTCCTCGATCAACAGCGACATGTTCACCGAGGACTACGCCGACGTCTTCGCCGGTGACGAGCGCTGGCAGTCCCTCCCGACCCCCGCCGGCGACACCTTCGAGTGGGCGCAGGAGTCGACCTACGTCCGCAAGCCCCCCTACTTCGAGGGCATGGCGGCCCAGCCCGACCCGGTCGCGGACATCGAGGGCGCCCGCGTGCTGGCCAAGCTCGGTGACTCGGTCACGACCGACCACATCAGCCCGGCCGGCTCGATCAAGGCCGACAGCCCCGCCGGCACCTACCTCGCCGAGCACGGGGTCGAGCGCAAGGACTTCAACTCCTACGGCTCGCGCCGCGGCAACCACGAGGTGATGATCCGCGGCACCTTCGCCAACATCCGGCTGCGCAACCAGCTCCTGGACGGCGTCGAGGGCGGCTTCACCCGGGACTTCACCCAGGACGGTGCCCCGCAGACCACGATCTTCGAGGCCTCGCAGTCGTATGCCGAGGCCGGGGTGCCGCTGGTGGTGCTCGCGGGCAAGGAGTACGGCTCGGGGTCCTCGCGCGACTGGGCGGCCAAGGGCACCCGGCTCCTGGGCGTCAAGGCGGTCATCGCCGAGTCCTACGAGCGCATCCACCGGTCCAACCTCATCGGCATGGGCGTGCTGCCGCTGCAGTACCCCCAGGGCGAGAACGCCGAGAGTCTCGGCCTGGACGGCACCGAGACCTTCGCCATCACCGGCGTCACCGAGCTCAACGAGGGCCGGGTCCCGAAGACGGTGAAGGTCACCGCCACCAAGGACGGGGGTGAGCAGGTGGAGTTCGACGCGGTCCTGCGCATCGACACTCCCGGCGAGGCGGAGTACTACCGCAACGACGGCATCCTCCAGTACGTCCTGCGGTCCCTCGTCGAGGCCTGA
- a CDS encoding HNH endonuclease signature motif containing protein: MDSIPFESAEGPPRWAGEATSSGGRPEAPPGGRGSQAADCRALGEALAQVCRAQAAVVDAAVDLVVEVRARVLERRGLTGSEPGGATARSLLAEIRRCAVSEVQVRAGYAVGEARTLVALALGSERLRAVVTGAMRRGECSWPLVRRLWESGTHLTDDQRHLVAVALLGTDEGVAVPERLDPDGQLVLGRAWSHDEFTAACEREVSACEGVDVAAERERRRRAYAGRGASMRLNDDGTGTLSVRGPLSTMAAVYQRVDRGARNARALGDERTLSNLRCDLVSALLVYGSVELPSQKSSDATKVTPPGEADAPSPAETETPPPADTEAPARDGNTSSALPVDEILAPEDMDRLVRVVNALPPVALQVIVPLDVLSPVVERCPRCGEGAGEGEEARPRRSDAPEEAPPQAPGVSTVKDPAPAPANDPGPAPPGDPGAGEDSVPEWMEVLATWLPEGPGRGQVGEVLGPVPFSISPGLARELALTPGATVHRLVTDPVDGRCVERSAKGYRPDADMRRQIHAADVYSRAPGSRSHAAACELDHVTPWGWAGGPTTEANLAMLDLPAHRSKTEGYLELTINQRRDLTFTTLLGQVVTTRVHDYGQYLRRLAPDDLATRRDRANRLVYAAYAADPHRGEPPSGLRRPPDDDAWLTLTHTVLGRRRVGVAPDAPTVEDLLGAADGTADDGDDDS; this comes from the coding sequence ATGGACAGCATCCCGTTCGAGTCCGCCGAGGGTCCGCCCCGGTGGGCCGGGGAGGCGACCTCGTCCGGCGGCCGGCCGGAGGCGCCACCCGGAGGACGTGGGTCGCAGGCTGCGGACTGTCGTGCCCTGGGGGAGGCGCTGGCCCAGGTGTGCCGCGCCCAGGCCGCGGTCGTCGACGCCGCGGTCGACCTGGTCGTGGAGGTGCGGGCCAGGGTCCTCGAGCGCAGGGGTCTGACAGGTTCCGAGCCCGGTGGCGCGACGGCGCGCAGCCTGCTGGCCGAGATCCGGCGCTGCGCCGTGAGCGAGGTGCAGGTCAGGGCGGGGTATGCCGTGGGCGAGGCGCGCACGCTCGTGGCCCTTGCTCTGGGGTCCGAGCGGTTACGCGCCGTGGTCACCGGCGCGATGCGTCGCGGGGAGTGTTCGTGGCCCCTCGTGCGTCGCCTCTGGGAGAGCGGCACGCACCTCACCGACGACCAGCGCCACCTGGTGGCCGTCGCCCTCCTCGGGACCGATGAGGGCGTCGCCGTCCCCGAGAGGCTGGACCCCGACGGGCAGCTCGTCCTGGGGCGGGCGTGGTCGCACGACGAGTTCACCGCCGCCTGCGAACGGGAGGTGTCCGCCTGCGAGGGGGTGGACGTGGCGGCCGAGCGGGAGCGTCGCCGCAGGGCCTACGCCGGTCGCGGGGCGTCAATGCGTCTCAACGACGACGGCACCGGCACCCTCTCGGTCCGTGGGCCACTGAGCACGATGGCCGCGGTCTACCAGCGGGTGGACAGGGGCGCCCGCAACGCCCGGGCCCTGGGCGACGAGAGGACCCTGTCCAACCTGCGCTGCGACCTTGTCTCCGCACTCCTTGTCTACGGATCGGTCGAGCTGCCGTCCCAGAAGTCATCGGACGCAACAAAGGTCACGCCACCGGGAGAGGCAGACGCACCGTCGCCAGCCGAGACAGAGACACCACCGCCAGCTGACACAGAGGCACCAGCGCGGGACGGCAACACCTCCTCGGCGCTGCCCGTCGACGAGATCCTCGCTCCCGAGGACATGGACCGCCTGGTCCGTGTGGTCAACGCCCTCCCACCCGTGGCGCTGCAGGTGATCGTGCCGCTGGACGTCCTCAGCCCCGTCGTGGAGCGTTGTCCCCGCTGCGGAGAGGGCGCCGGGGAGGGGGAAGAGGCTCGACCGCGACGGTCAGACGCCCCTGAAGAAGCTCCACCGCAGGCCCCCGGCGTCTCAACCGTGAAAGACCCGGCACCAGCCCCAGCGAATGACCCGGGGCCGGCACCACCCGGCGACCCGGGGGCGGGGGAGGACTCTGTCCCCGAGTGGATGGAGGTCCTCGCAACCTGGCTCCCGGAGGGCCCTGGTCGGGGTCAGGTGGGGGAGGTGCTGGGGCCCGTCCCGTTCTCCATCTCACCGGGTCTCGCGCGGGAGCTGGCCCTGACCCCGGGAGCCACCGTCCACCGGTTGGTGACCGACCCGGTGGACGGCCGGTGCGTGGAGCGTTCGGCGAAGGGCTACCGCCCGGACGCCGACATGCGCCGCCAGATCCACGCCGCAGATGTCTACTCCCGCGCCCCGGGGTCGCGCTCCCACGCGGCCGCCTGCGAGCTGGACCACGTCACGCCCTGGGGCTGGGCCGGCGGACCGACGACGGAGGCCAACCTGGCCATGCTCGACCTCCCGGCCCACCGGTCCAAGACCGAGGGTTACCTCGAGCTGACCATCAACCAGCGCCGCGACCTGACGTTCACCACCCTCCTCGGGCAGGTCGTCACGACGAGGGTGCACGACTACGGCCAGTACCTCCGGCGGCTCGCTCCCGACGACCTCGCCACGCGGCGCGACCGCGCCAACAGGTTGGTCTACGCCGCCTACGCCGCGGACCCACATCGCGGTGAGCCACCGTCCGGGCTGCGGCGACCACCCGACGACGACGCCTGGCTCACCCTCACGCACACCGTCCTCGGGCGCCGCCGCGTGGGAGTGGCACCGGACGCTCCCACCGTGGAGGACCTGCTGGGTGCTGCTGACGGGACAGCCGACGACGGCGATGACGACTCCTGA
- a CDS encoding LLM class flavin-dependent oxidoreductase yields MTDYGHDIRLGIFPTPQADRVREVVDLAVVADTSGIDLVSIQDHPYQPAHADSTTLLTWIAARTSRVEVAHNVANLPLRDPVSLAKWVATLDRLSGGRVHLGLGTGAFWDGIVAAGGPRRSPREAVDALVEAIDIVRQVWRGERAVRSAGEHYAVKGLRAGPVPLGDPQIWIGAYGPRMQRVTGRLADGWLPSMGYLPPDRLPEANARIDEAAEKAGRAPGDVVRLYNVAGLRGSAADQAEQLAGLALEHGMSTFVLATDDADAVRRLGLEVGPALRDLVARERAQRPTALPATPDDGIRLTGELAWDEASRPRTPEPAAPAEYTPEQLAAPRHLVDVHDHLRAELGRVREVVDQVVAGHLDVGQARSVLNTMAMRQNTWTLGAFCQAYCRVVTGHHTLEDRSVFPHLRRAEPGVGPVLDRLEEEHEVIADVLDRLGRALVSLAAEDGYGQKGRAALAELSTSVDLLTDTLLSHLSYEERELGGPLARHGFG; encoded by the coding sequence ATGACCGACTACGGGCACGACATCCGGCTGGGCATCTTCCCGACCCCGCAGGCCGACCGGGTGCGTGAGGTGGTGGACCTCGCGGTCGTCGCCGACACGAGCGGGATCGACCTGGTCAGCATCCAGGACCATCCCTACCAGCCGGCCCACGCGGACAGCACCACGCTGCTCACCTGGATCGCGGCGCGCACCAGCCGCGTCGAGGTCGCCCACAACGTCGCCAACCTGCCCCTGCGCGACCCCGTCAGCCTCGCCAAGTGGGTCGCCACACTCGACCGGCTCTCCGGCGGGCGGGTGCACCTGGGCCTGGGGACGGGTGCGTTCTGGGACGGGATCGTCGCCGCGGGCGGGCCGCGTCGCTCCCCCCGGGAGGCCGTGGACGCTCTCGTCGAGGCGATCGACATCGTCCGGCAGGTATGGCGCGGCGAGCGTGCGGTCCGCTCGGCGGGGGAGCACTACGCCGTCAAGGGCCTGCGTGCCGGACCTGTCCCGCTCGGGGACCCGCAGATCTGGATCGGGGCCTACGGGCCGCGGATGCAGCGGGTCACGGGACGGCTCGCGGACGGCTGGCTGCCGAGCATGGGCTACCTCCCGCCGGACCGGCTGCCCGAGGCCAACGCCCGGATCGACGAGGCTGCCGAGAAGGCGGGGCGTGCGCCGGGGGACGTGGTCCGGCTCTACAACGTCGCCGGGCTGCGGGGGAGCGCCGCGGACCAGGCGGAGCAGCTGGCCGGGCTCGCCCTCGAGCACGGCATGTCCACCTTCGTCCTGGCGACCGACGACGCCGACGCCGTGCGGCGTCTCGGTCTGGAGGTGGGTCCGGCCCTGCGCGACCTCGTCGCCCGCGAGCGGGCGCAGCGCCCGACCGCCCTTCCGGCCACTCCGGACGACGGCATCCGGCTGACCGGTGAGCTGGCGTGGGACGAGGCCTCGCGACCGCGCACCCCGGAGCCCGCCGCCCCGGCCGAGTACACGCCGGAGCAGCTGGCCGCCCCCCGGCACCTCGTCGACGTCCACGACCACCTGCGGGCCGAGCTGGGGCGCGTGCGCGAGGTCGTCGACCAGGTGGTGGCCGGCCACCTGGACGTCGGGCAGGCACGCTCGGTCCTCAACACCATGGCGATGCGGCAGAACACCTGGACCCTGGGGGCCTTCTGCCAGGCGTACTGCCGGGTCGTCACCGGACACCACACCCTGGAGGACCGCTCGGTGTTCCCCCACCTGCGCCGCGCCGAGCCGGGGGTGGGGCCGGTGCTCGACCGGCTCGAGGAGGAGCACGAGGTCATCGCCGACGTGCTGGACCGCCTGGGCCGGGCCCTGGTGTCACTGGCGGCCGAGGACGGCTACGGGCAGAAGGGCCGGGCGGCGCTGGCCGAGCTGTCCACGAGCGTCGACCTGCTCACCGACACGCTGCTCTCCCACCTGTCCTACGAGGAGCGCGAGCTCGGCGGACCGCTCGCGCGGCACGGCTTCGGCTGA